From one Anaerolineae bacterium genomic stretch:
- a CDS encoding methylenetetrahydrofolate reductase produces MTEERRNGYKAGSNLERVLAAGYFAVTAELGPPKSHDAEVIRKKAELLRGCADAVNITDNQTAIVRMSSIAASVILAREGLEPVMQMTCRDRNRLAIQSDLLGAAALGIRNVLCLSGDHQSFGNHPTAKNVYDIDSLQLIRIVKDMRDEAKFQCGEEIKGGGPRFFIGAAANPFADPFDFRPLRLAKKVAAGADFVQTQLIYDIPRFKEFMKRVVDMGLHEKVAILAGVGPLKSAGMARYMRDQVPGMIVADEYIERMEAAVKGIDPEDKKARAAAWRAEGIKICIEQIQQLREIEGVRGVHIMAIEWEEAVRPIVEGAGLLPRPIVDGG; encoded by the coding sequence ATGACTGAAGAGAGGCGAAACGGCTATAAGGCAGGTAGCAACTTGGAACGGGTTCTAGCGGCGGGGTATTTTGCCGTCACTGCCGAATTAGGGCCTCCCAAGAGCCATGACGCTGAGGTCATCCGCAAAAAGGCAGAATTGCTTAGGGGGTGCGCGGACGCGGTTAACATCACCGATAACCAGACTGCCATCGTTCGCATGAGCAGCATCGCCGCGTCGGTCATCTTGGCTCGCGAGGGGCTGGAGCCGGTGATGCAGATGACCTGTCGCGATCGGAATCGGCTGGCCATCCAGAGTGATCTCTTGGGCGCGGCCGCTCTAGGCATCCGGAACGTGCTCTGCCTGTCTGGCGATCATCAGTCGTTTGGCAATCATCCCACAGCTAAAAACGTGTATGATATTGACTCGCTGCAATTGATTCGTATAGTCAAAGACATGCGCGATGAGGCTAAGTTTCAATGCGGCGAGGAGATCAAAGGAGGCGGGCCGCGTTTCTTCATCGGGGCCGCGGCCAATCCCTTCGCCGATCCCTTCGATTTCCGTCCCCTCCGTTTGGCTAAGAAGGTGGCCGCTGGCGCGGACTTCGTCCAGACCCAATTGATTTACGACATCCCCCGTTTCAAGGAGTTCATGAAGCGGGTGGTGGACATGGGTTTGCACGAGAAAGTGGCCATCCTGGCAGGAGTGGGGCCTCTCAAGAGCGCCGGCATGGCCCGTTACATGCGCGATCAGGTGCCCGGCATGATCGTGGCCGATGAGTACATCGAGCGGATGGAAGCGGCGGTAAAGGGCATCGACCCAGAGGACAAGAAGGCGCGTGCGGCTGCCTGGCGTGCTGAGGGCATCAAAATCTGTATCGAGCAGATCCAACAGCTACGGGAGATCGAAGGCGTGAGGGGAGTGCACATCATGGCCATCGAGTGGGAAGAGGCCGTCCGCCCCATCGTCGAGGGCGCAGGTCTGTTGCCCAGGCCCATCGTGGATGGGGGCTGA